A stretch of Labrus bergylta chromosome 19, fLabBer1.1, whole genome shotgun sequence DNA encodes these proteins:
- the LOC136177126 gene encoding uncharacterized protein, protein MSVSLSRTEGRQKKTDDSGPYTQYGEDKRQNTGFICPHPFLPGFILPCPYLPGRRHFAKPSRIPNLVMEGQMKRYEEEAKGQRNSETILVPQWSSRRDAQSAAPEPEHLGGNVDFSASEGNNSYLQKKENKKQPQRTPKLGSLSDDDDLVTLPGARTCASDSSGDDSAHDNNDCEEERSSDKLSSDSRQGSPSSSTEQDFPLLSTIKAGIQPCPTEPPASGKMHGQWEIPLSFHPNDIPTATLANVTPAHVQACVQGKAIAPQANSETNASPPAEAAAAQMQQETYDLLADFPALVPPTKPLVIGEVHGYPKTKNAKGKKGFTCLLNPCQESRASHQRREGNVPYEVSSICAGDQKSVPDLQPFGLTSHRNSATVSCDEKKGQNHETPTVAGTDGVGGNARSWASAAKAGMKQAAAPQEKARPCTFQQIATINRAKAFGAQVHRANCPSGFRWRFPFQQVRGNLAKHSQF, encoded by the exons ATGTCTGTGTCCCTGTCTAGGACTGAGGGGCggcagaaaaagacagatgATTCGGGTCCGTACACACAGTATGGGGAGGACAAGCGGCAGAACACCGGCTTCATCTGCCCTCATCCTTTCCTGCCTGGCTTCATCCTTCCCTGCCCTTATCTCCCAGGCCGCAGACATTTCGCAAAGCCTTCACGGATACCGAACCTTGTGATGGAGGGACAGATGAAGCGATATGAGGAAGAGGCAAAGGGGCAAAGAAACTCG GAGACAATTTTGGTCCCCCAATGGAGCAGCAGAAGAGACGCACAGAGCGCTGCACCTGAACCTGAACATCTGGGAGGAAATGTGGACTTCTCTGCCTCTGAAGGCAACAACTCATACCTgcagaaaaaagagaataaGAAACAGCCTCAGCGTACTCCTAAACTAGGGAGCTTGAGTGATGATGACGATTTAGTAACTCTACCTGGGGCACGAACATGCGCCTCTGATAGCAGTGGTGATGACTCAGCGCATGACAACAATGACTGCGAGGAGGAACGCTCGTCTGATAAATTAAGCTCTGACAGTAGACAGGGTTCCCCGTCTTCTAGCACCGAGCAGGACTTTCCTCTTCTATCCACCATCAAGGCTGGCATTCAACCATGTCCCACGGAGCCTCCAGCCTCCGGGAAGATGCATGGCCAGTGGGAGATTCCCCTTTCATTCCATCCAAATGACATCCCCACTGCCACTCTGGCAAACGTCACGCCTGCCCATGTGCAGGCTTGTGTCCAAGGCAAAGCAATAGCACCTCAGGCAAACTCGGAAACCAACGCGTCACCaccagcagaagcagcagcagcacagatgCAGCAGGAGACCTATGACCTGCTGGCTGATTTCCCAGCTCTGGTGCCTCCGACGAAGCCTTTGGTGATAGGTGAAGTTCATGGCTATCCCAAGACCAAAAAtgcaaaggggaaaaaagggtTTACTTGCCTACTAAATCCATGCCAAGAGAGCCGGGCTTCCCatcagaggagggagggaaatgTGCCCTACGAGGTCTCCTCCATCTGTGCAGGAGATCAGAAATCTGTGCCGGACCTCCAACCGTTTGGCTTGACCAGCCATCGCAACTCTGCCACCGTCAGCTGCGATGAAAAGAAGGGCCAAAACCATGAGACTCCTACAG TTGCAGGTACAGATGGCGTGGGTGGTAATGCCAGGTCCTGGGCTAGTGCTGCCAAGGCGGGCATGAAGCAAGCAGCTGCCCCTCAGGAGAAAGCCAGACCTTGTACCTTTCAGCAGATAGCTACCATTAACAGAGCCAAAG CATTTGGAGCCCAGGTGCACCGAGCCAACTGTCCTTCAGGATTCAGGTGGCGGTTCCCTTTCCAACAG